The Parvibaculaceae bacterium PLY_AMNH_Bact1 genome window below encodes:
- a CDS encoding hypothetical protein (Derived by automated computational analysis using gene prediction method: GeneMarkS-2+.) yields MGPKSTTRTQGAQTGDTRRFVVAVLGVWALLIQLMLPFAGALAAESGDEFWVTICTTAGIEDIYLGDGADTPGDKTSNSAGCDVCTVCACTSGAGCGCGAIKLVLQRSYMLAGASPPIDQGQLASHVISSHPTRAPPA; encoded by the coding sequence ATGGGGCCAAAATCAACCACACGCACCCAAGGTGCACAGACTGGCGATACACGGCGTTTCGTTGTCGCGGTGCTCGGCGTGTGGGCGCTGCTTATTCAGCTGATGCTGCCCTTCGCTGGTGCCCTTGCCGCAGAGTCGGGTGACGAATTCTGGGTCACGATCTGCACCACTGCAGGCATCGAAGACATCTATCTTGGAGACGGCGCGGACACGCCTGGTGATAAGACCAGCAACAGTGCGGGATGTGATGTCTGTACTGTCTGCGCCTGTACCTCTGGTGCTGGGTGTGGCTGTGGGGCCATCAAGCTGGTTCTACAGCGTTCGTACATGCTGGCTGGCGCTTCTCCCCCAATAGATCAAGGCCAGCTTGCGTCTCATGTTATCAGTTCTCACCCCACGAGAGCTCCTCCTGCCTGA
- a CDS encoding NAD kinase (Derived by automated computational analysis using gene prediction method: Protein Homology. GO_function: GO:0003951 - NAD+ kinase activity [Evidence IEA]; GO_process: GO:0006741 - NADP biosynthetic process [Evidence IEA]; GO_process: GO:0019674 - NAD metabolic process [Evidence IEA]), which yields MKFRNIAFVATDVPEAQAALKNLSARYGNADMEDADVIVALGGDGLMLQTLHTYMDRRIPIYGMNRGSVGFLMNEFQDNNLPERLNAAEITTLHPLRMEVTVADGSKHSALAINEVALLRETYQAAKIRISIDGKVRMEELICDGVLVATPAGSTAYNFSAQGPIVPIGAELLALTPISAFRPRRWRGALLPHTAEVRFEILEAGKRPVSCVADHSEVRNVTDVHISEERSVELLMMFDEGHSLDERILREQFLP from the coding sequence ATGAAGTTCCGCAATATTGCCTTTGTGGCGACCGACGTGCCGGAAGCACAAGCCGCGCTCAAAAACTTGAGTGCGCGCTATGGCAATGCCGACATGGAAGATGCAGACGTCATCGTCGCTCTTGGGGGCGATGGCCTTATGCTGCAAACGCTCCACACCTATATGGACAGGCGCATCCCGATATACGGTATGAACCGCGGATCGGTGGGCTTCCTGATGAACGAGTTCCAGGACAACAACCTGCCTGAGCGCTTGAACGCTGCTGAAATCACCACCCTCCACCCCTTGAGGATGGAAGTTACCGTCGCAGACGGCAGCAAACACTCAGCACTGGCTATTAATGAGGTCGCCTTGTTGCGAGAAACCTACCAGGCGGCAAAGATTCGAATCTCTATCGACGGTAAAGTACGCATGGAGGAGCTGATCTGTGACGGCGTTCTGGTCGCCACACCAGCCGGCAGCACCGCCTACAATTTTTCTGCCCAGGGTCCGATTGTGCCCATTGGCGCAGAGCTTCTGGCGCTAACACCCATAAGCGCCTTCAGGCCGCGGCGTTGGCGCGGCGCCCTGCTGCCCCATACAGCCGAAGTCCGGTTTGAAATTCTGGAAGCAGGAAAGCGGCCGGTCAGTTGCGTTGCCGACCACTCAGAAGTTCGAAACGTGACGGACGTCCATATCTCGGAGGAACGATCCGTCGAACTGCTGATGATGTTTGATGAAGGCCATAGCCTGGATGAACGCATTCTACGCGAACAGTTTCTTCCTTGA